One Cyanobacteriota bacterium genomic window carries:
- a CDS encoding NUDIX domain-containing protein, whose protein sequence is MKDEAFGIVPVHRHPEGDRFLLIQHNAGHWGFPKGHAEAGESPLQAACREFTEETGIQMFTVIDDVSFTEHYVFQKDGQKIAKTVIYFPAWVQTTEVHHQEAEIKNYAWASFDQAMALITFPAARQVLHEAQTYLQTKQGNIDKRKQH, encoded by the coding sequence ATGAAAGACGAAGCATTTGGCATTGTTCCTGTTCACCGACATCCAGAGGGCGATCGGTTTCTGCTCATTCAGCACAACGCTGGACACTGGGGATTCCCCAAGGGACATGCCGAGGCGGGGGAGTCGCCGCTGCAAGCCGCTTGCCGCGAGTTTACGGAAGAAACGGGCATTCAAATGTTTACGGTCATTGACGATGTGTCCTTTACAGAACATTATGTCTTTCAAAAGGATGGTCAAAAAATCGCCAAGACAGTTATCTATTTCCCAGCATGGGTGCAAACGACGGAGGTGCATCACCAGGAAGCAGAAATTAAAAACTATGCCTGGGCCAGTTTTGACCAAGCAATGGCGCTGATTACGTTTCCGGCAGCGAGACAGGTTTTGCATGAAGCCCAGACATACTTGCAGACCAAGCAAGGCAACATAGATAAGCGGAAGCAGCATT